One window of the Labilibaculum sp. genome contains the following:
- a CDS encoding IS1182 family transposase, producing the protein MKLVPQKSHFKAYHQNQMILFPPSLSDFISSEHPVRTISSIIDGVQIDRILEKYSYTGAKAYHPKMMLKLLVYSYLCNVYSSRKIEQAASENVHFMWLSGMQKPDHNTIARFRSSRLKGVLKEVFSQVVLLLVDSGHIDLQTIYVDGTKIEANANKFSFVWGKAIQKNIQRMKDRLGELWDYTEQVAKSDLANVSKPDLSDVDPEKIEQTIETINEALRDKKVDAKKRRQLNYAKKNYADNLRKNEQKLKILEERNSYSKTDPDATFMRMKDDYMQNGQLKPGYNLQFSTQNQFIVNYSNHNNPTDTKTFIPHMKEVQQLYPDKLNSVCADSGYGSEENYEFLEAEGLTSFVKYNYFHKEQKKGAKTYCEFHPNNLFYDSKQDIYYCPMGQVMNLKKIKKEKSQAGHFKTIHVYQAQNCNGCPLRGMCHKAKGNRTIQINHRLNELRSKAREHLTSEEGLKHRSQRPVDVEAAFGNLKHNKGFKRFLLRGKEKVEIEMGLLALAINLKKMNSRKVA; encoded by the coding sequence ATGAAATTAGTCCCTCAAAAATCTCATTTCAAAGCCTATCATCAAAACCAGATGATTCTTTTTCCGCCTTCTCTCTCGGATTTCATATCATCTGAACACCCTGTTCGTACCATCAGCAGTATTATTGATGGTGTCCAGATAGATCGTATCCTTGAAAAATACAGTTATACGGGAGCAAAGGCCTATCATCCCAAAATGATGCTTAAGTTATTAGTTTATTCCTATTTGTGTAATGTATATTCCTCTCGAAAAATAGAGCAGGCGGCATCAGAAAATGTACATTTCATGTGGTTGTCAGGGATGCAAAAGCCAGATCACAATACGATTGCCCGCTTTAGAAGCAGTCGATTAAAAGGTGTTTTAAAGGAAGTGTTCAGTCAAGTAGTCCTGTTACTGGTAGATTCCGGACATATTGATCTACAAACCATATATGTCGATGGCACCAAGATCGAGGCCAATGCAAATAAGTTTTCGTTTGTTTGGGGTAAAGCCATTCAAAAGAATATCCAACGCATGAAGGATCGGTTGGGGGAACTTTGGGATTATACAGAGCAGGTAGCCAAATCGGATTTAGCAAATGTAAGTAAGCCCGATTTAAGTGATGTTGATCCAGAAAAAATAGAGCAGACCATTGAGACAATTAATGAGGCCTTGAGGGATAAGAAAGTGGATGCTAAGAAACGCCGGCAACTCAACTATGCCAAGAAGAATTATGCTGATAATCTCCGAAAAAACGAGCAAAAGCTAAAGATATTGGAAGAGCGAAATAGTTATTCAAAAACGGATCCGGATGCAACCTTTATGCGAATGAAGGATGACTATATGCAAAATGGTCAGCTAAAACCAGGATATAACCTGCAGTTTAGCACACAAAATCAATTCATTGTAAATTATTCAAACCATAATAATCCAACCGATACAAAAACCTTTATACCTCATATGAAAGAGGTTCAACAGTTGTATCCAGACAAACTAAACAGCGTATGTGCAGATTCCGGTTATGGGTCTGAGGAGAATTATGAATTTCTTGAAGCGGAAGGATTAACCTCTTTTGTGAAATACAATTACTTTCATAAAGAACAAAAGAAGGGAGCCAAAACTTATTGCGAGTTTCACCCCAACAATTTATTCTACGACTCTAAACAGGATATTTACTACTGCCCAATGGGACAAGTAATGAATCTTAAGAAGATAAAAAAGGAAAAAAGCCAAGCCGGTCATTTTAAGACAATCCATGTTTATCAAGCTCAAAACTGTAACGGATGCCCACTTAGGGGGATGTGTCACAAAGCAAAAGGTAATCGAACGATTCAGATTAATCACCGACTTAACGAATTAAGAAGTAAAGCACGAGAACATTTAACCTCAGAAGAAGGATTGAAGCACAGGAGTCAAAGACCGGTTGATGTAGAGGCCGCTTTTGGTAACCTTAAACACAATAAAGGATTTAAACGATTTTTACTTCGTGGCAAAGAAAAAGTAGAAATCGAAATGGGATTATTGGCTCTAGCCATAAATCTTAAGAAAATGAATAGTAGAAAAGTGGCCTAA
- a CDS encoding glycerol-3-phosphate dehydrogenase/oxidase — protein MERDRMIREIEKLDQKWDVIIVGGGASGLGAAIESATRGYKTLLLEQDDFAKGTSSRSTKLVHGGVRYLAQGNISLVLEALRERGLMKQNAPHLVKDQSFIIPNYTWWGTPYYTLGLTLYDLMAGKLSYGRSLPFSKKRTLKYIPTLQEKNLCGGVVYHDGQFDDARLAINMCQTFVENGGVALNYMKVDGLKKSNGKVNAVLVTDMESGSKYTLKAKVILNATGVFVDEIIKMDEPKARDIVKVSQGVHLVLDKEFVPGDYAIMIPKTDDGRVLFAVPWHNKVVVGTTDVHKDSAELEPRALEEEVNFILETAGRFLTKPPKRSDVRSVFAGLRPLAAPSGEGKKTKEISRGHKIVVSKSGMVTITGGKWTTYRQMAEDVVNTVSKTGNLPEKKSITRNLKIHGYKNGIDLKNPLHFYGSDEKNILDLAKKEDGLGDYLSKKLKVINAQVVWGARHEMARTVEDILSRRTRCLLLDAKESILIAPKVAELLAKELGYDKQWEENQIKEYSELASRYILQ, from the coding sequence ATGGAAAGAGATAGGATGATTAGGGAAATTGAAAAATTGGATCAGAAGTGGGATGTTATCATTGTTGGTGGAGGTGCTTCAGGTTTAGGAGCCGCCATTGAATCGGCTACAAGAGGATATAAAACCTTACTTTTGGAACAAGATGATTTCGCTAAAGGCACATCGAGCAGGAGTACAAAGTTGGTGCATGGAGGAGTTCGTTATTTGGCACAAGGAAATATTTCTCTTGTGTTGGAAGCACTTCGGGAGAGAGGTTTAATGAAGCAAAATGCTCCGCATTTAGTGAAAGATCAATCCTTTATTATTCCTAATTATACTTGGTGGGGAACTCCTTACTATACATTGGGACTTACCTTGTATGATTTGATGGCTGGAAAATTAAGTTATGGACGTTCTTTGCCTTTTTCAAAAAAACGCACGTTAAAATATATTCCAACCTTACAAGAGAAAAACCTTTGTGGTGGTGTTGTTTATCATGATGGTCAGTTTGATGACGCTCGGTTGGCGATTAATATGTGCCAAACATTTGTAGAAAATGGTGGTGTTGCCCTAAACTACATGAAGGTAGATGGATTAAAGAAATCCAACGGGAAAGTTAATGCTGTATTGGTAACAGATATGGAAAGCGGCTCCAAATATACATTAAAAGCGAAGGTTATTCTAAATGCTACTGGTGTATTTGTTGATGAAATCATTAAAATGGATGAGCCAAAAGCTAGAGATATAGTAAAGGTTAGTCAAGGAGTTCATTTGGTTTTGGATAAAGAATTTGTTCCAGGAGATTACGCGATTATGATTCCAAAAACAGATGATGGACGTGTTCTTTTTGCAGTACCTTGGCATAATAAGGTTGTAGTTGGTACAACTGATGTGCATAAGGATTCGGCAGAGTTGGAACCAAGAGCTTTGGAAGAAGAGGTTAACTTCATTTTAGAAACCGCAGGAAGATTCTTAACAAAACCTCCCAAAAGGTCAGACGTAAGAAGTGTATTTGCAGGATTAAGACCTTTGGCAGCACCAAGTGGTGAGGGTAAAAAAACCAAAGAGATTTCGAGAGGACATAAAATTGTAGTTTCAAAATCAGGAATGGTTACAATTACTGGTGGTAAATGGACTACTTACCGTCAAATGGCAGAGGATGTTGTTAATACAGTTTCAAAAACAGGTAACCTTCCGGAAAAGAAATCGATTACCCGTAATTTAAAAATACATGGTTATAAGAACGGTATAGACTTAAAGAATCCATTGCATTTCTACGGTTCCGACGAAAAAAATATTTTAGATCTAGCCAAAAAAGAAGATGGTTTGGGAGACTATTTGAGCAAAAAGTTGAAGGTGATTAATGCTCAGGTGGTTTGGGGAGCAAGACATGAGATGGCCAGAACAGTTGAAGATATTTTATCACGAAGAACAAGATGTTTACTCTTGGATGCAAAAGAAAGTATTCTGATCGCTCCTAAGGTTGCTGAATTGCTAGCCAAAGAATTAGGGTATGACAAACAATGGGAAGAAAATCAAATTAAAGAATATAGTGAGTTAGCATCTCGATATATATTACAATAG
- the glpK gene encoding glycerol kinase GlpK, with translation MKDKFILALDQGTTSSRAIVFNKKGEMISTAQKEFTQIFPQPGWVEHDANEIWFTQAGVAAEAITHAGVDGKSIASIGITNQRETTVVWDRETSEPIYNAIVWQDRRTSKYCDELRVAGHADMIQDKTGLIIDSYFSGTKVKWILDNVEGAREKAEAGKLAFGTIDSWLIWKLTKGEVHVTDVSNASRTLLYNINTLEWDTEMLELLNIPGSMLPEVKSSSEVYGYTTSTLFAHKVPIAGIAGDQQAATFGQMCIEPGSVKNTYGTGCFMLCNTGNKPVKSKNNLLTTIGWKINGETTYCLEGSIFMGGAIVQWLRDGLGIIKSSSDVEALATSVKDNGGVFMVPALTGLGAPHWDQYARGTIVGLTRGSTAAHIARAALEGIAFQVMDVLKSMEADAGIEIRELRVDGGAAINNLLMQFQSDMLDAPVYRPKTLETTALGAAYLAGLAVGYWEGIDDIKNQWQMDQKFEPTMAKDESKRLISGWNKALGRSKNWDIEA, from the coding sequence ATGAAAGACAAGTTTATTTTAGCGCTTGATCAAGGAACGACTAGTTCTCGTGCGATCGTTTTCAACAAAAAAGGCGAAATGATTAGTACTGCACAAAAAGAGTTTACACAAATTTTCCCTCAGCCAGGATGGGTGGAGCATGATGCAAACGAAATTTGGTTTACTCAAGCTGGTGTAGCAGCAGAAGCAATCACACATGCAGGTGTTGACGGAAAAAGCATTGCCAGTATTGGTATTACAAATCAGAGGGAGACAACAGTAGTTTGGGATCGTGAAACTAGTGAGCCGATTTATAATGCAATCGTTTGGCAAGATAGAAGAACTTCAAAATATTGTGATGAATTAAGAGTGGCCGGACATGCTGATATGATTCAGGATAAGACAGGATTGATTATTGATTCCTATTTTTCAGGAACTAAAGTAAAGTGGATTCTTGACAATGTTGAAGGTGCTCGTGAAAAAGCAGAGGCAGGAAAATTAGCTTTTGGAACTATTGATAGCTGGTTAATCTGGAAATTAACAAAAGGTGAAGTTCATGTAACTGACGTATCTAACGCAAGTAGAACTTTACTTTATAACATTAACACTCTTGAGTGGGATACTGAAATGTTGGAGTTACTAAACATTCCAGGAAGTATGTTGCCAGAGGTGAAGTCTTCTTCTGAAGTATATGGATATACAACTTCTACATTATTTGCTCATAAAGTACCTATAGCAGGTATCGCTGGTGACCAGCAGGCTGCAACTTTCGGACAAATGTGTATTGAGCCGGGTTCTGTTAAGAATACTTATGGTACAGGTTGTTTCATGCTTTGTAATACAGGTAATAAACCAGTAAAATCTAAAAATAACTTGCTTACAACTATTGGTTGGAAAATTAATGGTGAAACTACATACTGTTTGGAAGGAAGTATCTTCATGGGTGGAGCTATTGTTCAGTGGCTGCGCGATGGATTAGGTATCATTAAGTCATCTTCAGATGTTGAGGCATTAGCTACTTCAGTAAAAGATAACGGTGGTGTGTTCATGGTTCCAGCTCTTACAGGTTTAGGTGCTCCACATTGGGATCAGTATGCCAGAGGAACAATTGTAGGTCTTACAAGAGGTTCAACAGCTGCTCACATTGCACGAGCTGCTCTGGAAGGAATCGCTTTTCAGGTAATGGATGTTTTGAAGTCTATGGAAGCTGATGCTGGAATCGAAATTAGAGAATTACGTGTTGATGGTGGTGCAGCAATTAACAACTTGTTAATGCAATTCCAGTCGGATATGTTAGATGCTCCGGTTTACCGTCCTAAGACTCTTGAAACAACAGCTTTGGGAGCAGCTTACTTAGCTGGTTTAGCAGTTGGATATTGGGAGGGTATTGATGATATTAAAAATCAGTGGCAGATGGATCAGAAATTCGAACCAACAATGGCTAAAGACGAATCTAAGAGACTTATTTCTGGTTGGAATAAAGCTTTAGGACGTTCTAAGAATTGGGATATCGAAGCGTAA
- a CDS encoding MIP/aquaporin family protein encodes MSEFIAEFLGTMLLILLGNGVVANVVLNKTKGNNSGWIVITLGWGLAVFTGVAVAGPVSGAHLNPAVTIGLAIAGMFAWSKVGLFIAAQMLGAAMGAFLVWLMYRDYFNATEDGGSKLACFSTGPAIRNLTSNVISEIIGTFVLVFVIFYLAGPSLQAAGMEGAKIGLGTLGALPVALLVVAIGLSLGGTTGYAINPARDLGPRIMHAVLPMDNKGTSDWGYALVPVVAPVLGAAIAATLFMFL; translated from the coding sequence ATGAGCGAATTTATTGCAGAATTTTTAGGAACAATGCTACTAATTTTACTAGGTAATGGAGTAGTGGCTAATGTGGTATTAAATAAGACAAAAGGAAATAACAGTGGTTGGATAGTTATCACTTTGGGTTGGGGATTAGCTGTATTTACCGGAGTTGCAGTTGCAGGTCCTGTTTCTGGAGCACATCTTAACCCTGCGGTTACTATTGGTTTAGCTATTGCTGGTATGTTTGCATGGTCGAAAGTTGGTCTTTTTATTGCAGCTCAAATGCTGGGTGCGGCTATGGGAGCATTTCTTGTTTGGTTAATGTACCGCGATTACTTTAATGCTACAGAGGATGGCGGATCGAAATTAGCTTGTTTTTCTACCGGTCCAGCTATCAGAAACCTGACTAGTAATGTAATTAGCGAAATAATTGGAACTTTTGTATTGGTGTTTGTGATCTTTTATTTGGCAGGTCCATCATTGCAAGCGGCAGGAATGGAAGGTGCTAAGATAGGATTGGGAACATTGGGAGCTTTACCGGTTGCTTTATTGGTTGTTGCTATTGGTCTTTCACTTGGAGGAACTACTGGTTATGCAATTAATCCAGCAAGAGATTTGGGACCAAGAATTATGCATGCAGTTCTTCCAATGGACAATAAAGGAACAAGTGACTGGGGATATGCTTTAGTACCAGTTGTTGCACCTGTTTTAGGTGCTGCAATAGCTGCAACCCTTTTCATGTTCTTATAA
- a CDS encoding RNA polymerase sigma factor — MENHKLDQIIKDCIKGKSKAQEFLYVEFASKMLGVCLRYSKDLAEAEDTLQDGFIKIFQNVKSYQFKGSFEGWMRRIMVNTALEKFRKAKKIQLVEEAIDTADEGDVNYSESDISIDILLKMVQELPDRYRMVFSLYVLDGYPHNEIAEVMNITVGTSKSNLARGRAILKQKVSDYLKVKENNLRVC; from the coding sequence TTGGAAAACCATAAGTTGGATCAAATAATAAAGGATTGCATTAAGGGAAAATCGAAAGCACAAGAATTTCTCTATGTAGAATTTGCCTCTAAAATGTTGGGGGTATGTTTGCGCTATTCTAAAGATTTGGCTGAGGCTGAGGATACTTTGCAGGATGGGTTCATTAAAATTTTTCAGAATGTTAAATCCTATCAGTTTAAAGGTTCGTTTGAAGGATGGATGAGGAGAATAATGGTTAATACAGCACTGGAAAAATTTCGGAAAGCTAAGAAAATTCAGTTGGTAGAAGAAGCTATTGACACAGCAGATGAGGGTGATGTCAATTATTCCGAATCGGATATTTCCATAGATATTTTACTTAAAATGGTACAGGAATTACCAGATCGCTATCGTATGGTGTTTAGTCTGTATGTACTTGATGGATACCCGCACAATGAAATTGCTGAAGTGATGAATATTACTGTTGGAACATCAAAATCTAATTTGGCTCGGGGAAGAGCTATTTTAAAGCAAAAAGTGAGTGATTATTTGAAGGTAAAAGAGAATAATTTGAGAGTATGCTAA
- a CDS encoding agmatine deiminase family protein, with protein sequence MFAKTGLFSETEELMHSEKLPKEQLINMSAQNRRFPAEWEKQQGIILCFPHNGNDWPGKYQAIQWAFVEFIKKIAGIEQVVLVVANEKIKQKVSDMLATAHVNLENIDYLIHKTNRSWMRDSGPIIVKNGTESREALNFNFNGWAKYKNFQLDKPVPEKLAAFLKIPVTQAIYKGKPVVLEGGAIDTNGKGTLLTSEECLLDPKIQVRNPEFTKSDYEAVFKEYLGITNTIWLGNGIGGDDTHGHIDDLCRFVNQNTIITVVESNKEDTNYLPLQDNLARLKNARLEDGTQPNIVELPMPGKLEFDGIRIPASYANFLILNKCVLVPTFNDSKDRIALQIIADCFPDREIIGISAIDLIWGFGTLHCLSQQIPE encoded by the coding sequence ATGTTCGCCAAAACTGGCCTTTTTTCAGAGACAGAAGAATTGATGCATTCGGAGAAATTACCAAAAGAGCAATTGATTAATATGAGCGCACAAAACAGAAGATTCCCGGCTGAATGGGAAAAACAACAAGGCATTATTCTTTGCTTTCCTCACAACGGGAACGATTGGCCAGGAAAATATCAGGCGATACAATGGGCATTTGTTGAATTTATCAAGAAAATTGCCGGTATTGAGCAGGTAGTACTTGTTGTTGCCAATGAAAAAATAAAACAAAAAGTAAGTGACATGCTTGCAACGGCTCATGTGAATCTTGAGAATATCGATTACTTAATACATAAAACGAATCGAAGTTGGATGCGCGATTCTGGACCTATTATCGTAAAAAATGGAACTGAATCGAGAGAGGCATTGAACTTTAACTTTAATGGTTGGGCAAAATATAAAAATTTCCAATTAGACAAACCCGTACCTGAGAAATTAGCTGCCTTTCTAAAAATCCCTGTAACACAAGCAATTTACAAAGGAAAACCTGTTGTATTGGAAGGTGGAGCTATTGATACCAACGGAAAAGGAACACTTTTAACTTCCGAAGAATGTTTACTGGATCCCAAAATTCAGGTTCGAAATCCAGAATTTACAAAATCAGATTACGAAGCCGTTTTTAAAGAATATTTGGGAATTACAAACACCATTTGGTTGGGAAATGGAATTGGCGGAGACGATACACATGGACACATCGATGATTTGTGCCGGTTTGTTAACCAAAACACCATTATTACGGTTGTTGAATCGAACAAAGAGGATACAAACTACTTGCCTTTGCAGGATAATTTAGCCAGATTAAAAAATGCCAGACTGGAAGATGGTACACAACCCAATATTGTGGAATTGCCAATGCCTGGCAAATTAGAATTCGATGGAATTCGAATACCTGCCAGTTATGCCAATTTTTTAATTCTAAATAAGTGCGTTCTTGTTCCTACATTCAACGACAGTAAAGACCGTATTGCCTTACAAATCATAGCCGATTGTTTTCCTGACAGAGAAATAATAGGCATCAGTGCTATTGATTTAATTTGGGGTTTTGGAACATTGCACTGTTTAAGCCAACAGATTCCTGAATAA
- a CDS encoding carbon-nitrogen hydrolase, whose product MKRKYKVSVIQLNLNDTPENNLKKCLNWVREAAKQGAEVISLPELYNSHYFCQSEDVDNFSLAEPLYSTSFTAFSALAKELGVVIIVPFFEKRMPGIYHNSAYIIDTDGSEAGLYRKMHIPDDPHFYEKFYFTPGDLGFKSINTSKGKIGTLICWDQWYPEAARLTALKGAEILFYPTAIGWAPHEVEEFGEKQHGAWMNVMKGHAVANGIYVAAANRIGLEKYVPDTNGIIFWGGSFIAGPQGEILAQASHDKEEILIAEVDLDLQENVRQNWPFFRDRRIDAFGEITKRAID is encoded by the coding sequence ATGAAAAGAAAATATAAAGTATCGGTTATTCAGCTTAACCTAAACGACACACCAGAAAACAACCTTAAAAAATGTTTAAACTGGGTGAGAGAGGCTGCAAAACAAGGAGCAGAGGTAATATCATTACCAGAATTATACAACAGTCATTATTTTTGCCAAAGCGAAGATGTTGACAATTTTTCCTTAGCAGAACCTTTGTACAGTACCTCATTTACAGCTTTTAGTGCTTTGGCAAAAGAGCTGGGTGTAGTGATCATTGTCCCGTTTTTTGAAAAAAGAATGCCAGGCATCTATCACAACAGCGCTTACATTATTGATACCGATGGATCTGAAGCTGGCTTGTACCGAAAAATGCACATTCCGGATGATCCCCATTTCTACGAAAAATTCTACTTTACTCCGGGAGATTTAGGCTTTAAAAGCATAAATACCAGTAAGGGCAAAATAGGAACCTTAATTTGCTGGGATCAATGGTATCCCGAAGCTGCAAGATTAACTGCACTAAAGGGAGCTGAAATCTTATTTTATCCTACTGCAATTGGTTGGGCTCCGCACGAAGTTGAAGAGTTTGGAGAAAAACAACACGGCGCATGGATGAATGTAATGAAAGGTCATGCTGTTGCAAATGGAATTTATGTTGCTGCAGCAAACCGAATAGGATTGGAAAAATATGTTCCTGACACAAATGGGATTATTTTCTGGGGAGGTTCATTTATAGCCGGTCCGCAAGGTGAAATATTAGCTCAGGCTTCTCATGATAAAGAAGAAATATTAATTGCTGAAGTCGACTTGGATTTACAAGAGAATGTTCGCCAAAACTGGCCTTTTTTCAGAGACAGAAGAATTGATGCATTCGGAGAAATTACCAAAAGAGCAATTGATTAA